A genomic stretch from Telmatocola sphagniphila includes:
- a CDS encoding HD domain-containing protein, producing the protein MASPLVRLFEMQPNQVGEFFALLTERQKSESRDRKPYFLCRFKDAKRTAGTLIWSDSFHFDDCEKTWQIGRFYRLRAKYIDHKEFGSQIELLGLRPVNEKDRREGFTEIEYIERYRKPPEEAFSALCSLASERLLDTSLKNLVLYLLETHREALLRLPASPKHYYPFAGGWLEHTLRVAEHSLILAERYRTIYADSQPPLNTDIVLAGAILHEIGRAVELRPSPEFFDWTETTIEGRLAGHSILGRDLVRQAGALFPELHPHLLKLLEHVVLAHLALPEWGSPRLPAVPEVLIVHHADDLDAKMEMFQRCLRNDPSSRDFTERDPILGRQLWKSREV; encoded by the coding sequence TTGGCATCGCCCCTGGTCCGCCTTTTCGAAATGCAGCCCAATCAAGTCGGCGAATTTTTCGCTCTTCTCACGGAGCGTCAAAAGAGCGAATCGCGCGACCGCAAGCCCTACTTCCTCTGCCGATTCAAGGACGCCAAGCGCACCGCCGGAACTCTGATCTGGAGCGATTCTTTTCACTTCGACGATTGCGAAAAAACCTGGCAGATCGGTCGATTCTACCGGTTGCGGGCCAAATACATCGATCACAAAGAATTTGGTTCTCAGATCGAACTGCTGGGCCTTCGTCCCGTTAACGAAAAGGACCGGCGGGAAGGTTTCACCGAAATCGAGTACATCGAGCGTTATCGGAAACCGCCCGAAGAAGCTTTTTCTGCGCTGTGCTCCCTCGCGTCGGAACGGCTACTCGATACTTCCCTGAAAAATCTCGTTCTTTATCTGCTTGAAACCCATCGCGAGGCCTTGCTGCGCCTGCCCGCCTCCCCGAAGCACTACTACCCCTTTGCCGGCGGTTGGCTGGAACATACTCTGCGCGTCGCCGAGCACAGTCTGATTCTGGCCGAGCGGTATCGAACGATCTACGCCGACTCACAACCGCCGTTGAATACCGACATTGTGCTGGCCGGAGCAATCTTGCATGAGATCGGCCGGGCCGTGGAACTTCGGCCCAGTCCCGAATTTTTCGACTGGACGGAAACCACCATTGAGGGACGACTGGCGGGACATTCCATTCTCGGGCGGGATCTGGTTCGTCAGGCCGGCGCCCTCTTTCCCGAACTCCATCCGCACTTACTCAAGCTTCTCGAACATGTCGTGCTGGCTCATCTGGCCCTGCCGGAATGGGGCTCGCCGCGATTGCCCGCGGTTCCGGAGGTCTTGATCGTTCATCATGCGGACGATCTGGATGCGAAAATGGAAATGTTTCAGCGCTGTCTGCGCAATGATCCAAGTTCCCGCGACTTCACTGAGCGGGATCCCATTCTGGGACGACAACTCTGGAAGAGCCGGGAAGTGTAG
- a CDS encoding DUF6585 family protein, which produces MAEEEIIDTIPPDWPEEFNAPVAKLGPPLSVHRFTQRIFRERLVYAIGGILLSGVLNYLYWFVFNIRFADKFIFLLLFGPLIFSIAMIGQILRHRGLWVLRFPMGLLCWKRGTIVSFPWDELQSISFKNYHGSTAAAPWYDAEHPQVQEWKVAVPLLKAAGQFQTMQMTILREDGEELTIPSSLENSASLGERIQAEVFSRKWPALWQQYQLGERLEFGELVVGPGGLSHKKDSLAWYECQSTLITSGTYSIFRVGRKRPWKMFPIASIPNPHILFWLIEKARLPNVSDSVEEE; this is translated from the coding sequence ATGGCTGAAGAAGAAATCATCGACACTATCCCGCCTGACTGGCCGGAAGAATTCAACGCTCCGGTAGCCAAACTGGGACCCCCGCTTTCCGTCCACCGCTTTACTCAGCGCATTTTTCGCGAACGACTGGTCTACGCGATCGGCGGCATTCTCCTCTCAGGCGTGCTGAACTACCTCTATTGGTTCGTCTTTAATATCCGATTCGCGGATAAGTTCATCTTTCTACTGCTGTTCGGCCCGCTGATTTTCAGCATCGCCATGATCGGCCAGATCCTCCGACACCGTGGCCTCTGGGTCCTGCGCTTCCCCATGGGCCTGCTCTGCTGGAAACGCGGAACCATTGTCAGTTTTCCCTGGGACGAACTGCAATCGATCAGTTTCAAGAACTATCACGGTTCCACGGCGGCCGCCCCCTGGTACGATGCGGAGCATCCCCAGGTGCAGGAATGGAAAGTCGCCGTGCCACTTCTGAAAGCGGCCGGCCAGTTTCAAACCATGCAGATGACCATCCTTCGCGAAGACGGCGAAGAGCTCACAATCCCAAGTTCGCTGGAGAATTCGGCCTCGCTGGGCGAGCGAATTCAAGCCGAAGTCTTCTCCCGCAAATGGCCGGCCCTTTGGCAGCAGTATCAATTGGGTGAGAGACTCGAATTCGGCGAACTGGTCGTCGGCCCGGGCGGCCTCAGCCACAAGAAAGACTCCCTCGCCTGGTACGAATGCCAGTCGACCCTGATCACCTCTGGAACATATTCCATCTTCCGGGTCGGTCGAAAACGCCCCTGGAAAATGTTCCCGATTGCCTCAATCCCCAATCCGCATATTCTTTTCTGGCTGATCGAAAAAGCTCGCCTTCCCAATGTCAGCGACAGTGTGGAGGAAGAATAA